agcgataacttttagttttctgttgcttattttgggtaatttcgacagttgtgcattgattttgacatcatttttgacttTGATCGCTAAagtgtgtgcttatgttgaccgatttactaaggaagtacatgtacgcgcacttcagaatcacggcataatccgacatggtaatttggcatgatcatcagatcatacatgatccgagattgcactttagcaaggtcacgataactaatgttgtttgtttcactgtcgtttaatacctatatttccactaaaagaccattagaatttcctcctggctactttgaaatcgtgcactggcatgcatgtagttgtcaacatcactatgctttaatgtacagtagactctcatactatgaatatatcgactgtcactgcatgtgtgcaagtcactccatatcatatcaaaaaatgtagtattgcgacgtttgagctgccagaagccagaatttacagtttaggagaaagttatcttacatgtaaaactcagttctactgtgaacaaaatgcaagctatgttgtataactatcgtggatagcataatattttgtacctatcaccgtgtcagaaaatcagaaggaaacaaccagtcagacaaactctggtcaggatgatactgtccaattttaatatttgtctcttggcacacaccagatactcatgactgtaaaacaacatttccatataattgtatattcagtttttatatttagtttgcttttcaccatattgtatgtccttccctgcactacataattcaaaattaaatattgtttttggcctacatgtatacatacttgaggggtaagcttatttagtcttatacattaaagatgcactgttgacctacagagtcaaaactttttatcattgtattgtaggtaggtgtacactccaaatactaagtacaagtgtggtgagtgtaacaagcaaatgttttttagtcaatggttcatatcaaggttgttgatacttagaatccacacttgaacttatgctggagcggtaaccaaccagttcaaataactttcatttatgtcaaaacaatttgactttttaccaaatttcacatttatggcaattaataaacagtaaggaggtacaaaggacgtcggtgcccccgggccccatgtttctTCAGAAAACGTAGTTATCCTTCTTctgccttaaccctttcatcaccatggtttgtcccaaatccattgttttctatggtaaagttggacctgtacacagggaactgggggtgaaagggttaagaatgTTAAAGCATGAAGTATCAGCCTTGCCAACAAAACATTGTAAATATAGTGCTGTATACAAATctcatatattttcaaatgatttccAGGCTGGAAAtacatcaaaacttacagctaatGTAGCTTTAAATATTCATATGTTATTGATTGAAACAGTTTCAGAAGATCACCGATAATTTGGGTGTATTTAGTGTGACAATGGTAAATGTGTACATGTAGGTGGTTTGTATGTGGGTGGTGTGTTGGGAATAGTTATCATGTCATATTTTGATGTGTTTGTGTGATGATGTATTGAATTAATTTCACATGTGTTCACCCATAGGGCTTCATTCCCTCGCTTACTTTAAACATGACAAATAAGGGTGTTCTGGGAAAATAGAGACATGTGGAGAAAATGGCAGGATTAATGTTTGCCTCAATTTGTTTTCCCCCTTTGTAGAAGTGTGTATGATGTGTGGAAAGCCATCCTGGAGGAGACTAGCAAAAGTGGTAAGGCCAGACAGGCGACGGCAGAGAAACTTCAAACTCAAGTAGTTGATAACGCTAAGATAGTGAAATCACAGAAAACACAGCTGCATAAAAGGGTAAGGAAACAGTTGTTATTAGGCAAAAAAAggaattgtttctggtcagtgAGCACATCTcttgaaatatgtttttctctTCAGTTTCTGTGGAGTGGAGCAGAGGTCGAAGATGGGAAAACAGTTGTGTATAAGGGTGACAAGATGGTGTATTTATACAAATTACCTCTTCCCCTGCATTAAAATAACCCCAACATTCACTACAGGACATAAATATTAAATGTTAACATGTTTGGAAAGCAGACTGGCTGAACACAACTGAACAAGTGAAAAACGAGAAATCCACGTCATCTCCCCATTTTTGGACAGAAGCCATGATCAGAATAAGATCATCTTCTTTTTTGGCCTTACAATCATACATAAGAAAAATTATGATGTCATAGAGAGAGTGAAAACAAAacttataatatttctgttaacTGGTATTTGCAGTCATGTAAACACGAATAtctcatattgaaatttgttttcctcCATACATGAGATGAAAAACTGTACAATGTTCCGGTTTTGCCACAATTCTGTCCAAACAGCCTCCAGATCAGtgacattttcttttcagaaaGATACCATTGAGAATTGCCCACACTTTACTTTGCAGCCCACAGCCTCCAttcaaaaaaaactttcatTGCTCCCTTGCAATCATAATATGTAAGAAAGTGTTCTGAGAAAAGATTTTACCCTTCCTCTGTGAGCTGTGTGTAGGTGGGACAAATGATATATCAAAGTTCACAAGTCATATTACTGATGCCAAGCTTGTAATATAATAGGTTTTCATTCTATTTACCCAGTTTGCACCTGTGACTATCAAGTTCCAAGTTAACACCTccagatattttttcaaattgtttttgacTTTCTCAAATTACATGTAAGAAAATGAAAAGCAATTACCCATTGCAGCAATAGTTCTGTCCACATCAGTATGGTGTGATCTGTAAGTTATCCCCGAGTGAAGATTTTTCCTGCAGCTCTCTTACCGGCAAACAACTGTGTGGGTGATATTGCCTCAAATGTActgcaaatgtcaaaattcaacttcAGGTAGCCTTAAATAGGCAAGATCCTCTTTCCTTTATACTTCTATACTTCAGTTCCTGTACTGGTATCTTGTCCCCTTCTTCTGGCATGGCATACAGTGTTTCTGCCTTTTTAGgacattttcatgacattttattctgtatataAAGGACACTATCCTTGTAGTTGTGGATAGCAAAACTGACTCACATTGGAACAGGCCATAACCCATGTGTACCTGTTATTGATGTGTATACCAGTATGTGTGAGTGCATATGAACAAAATGACATCacccatgtatgtatgtaacatgACAAGAatttaaatgtttttatttaaaaGAATTCAACTTTTAAGAGTGAACAGAGCATTTTCAAgttaatagaaaaaaaaaattgagtattcTTTAACTTTGGATATTACATGTAGGTACCATAGAAaaagatcgatagatagatacatgtagATAGATGATAAATAATCCATAGGTAGATAAATAATATACAGTAtgtagatagaaagatagatagatcaaTAGATGGATAATATATAATAGATAGATTaattatagatagatagatcaagAGATAGATAATAGATAAATAATATCTAGATAGATGGTAGATAGAACATCTAATTGATTTATTACGAAAGTAATGAATGGACTTTTAGCAGTCACAAAGTATCAGTGACGCTAAAAAATTTATTCTAGGTTTATCAAACCAAGCTGTATTAGACCACCAGAATTTTGCAGAACCAGTTTATTTTCCATTCTGTGCATAAGTGAGCTGTACACAGGATTAACTAACCAGGCTGGAGTACGTCTGAATGTACCTTGAGAACTTGCCATCTAATACTGAATGAATTCATTCGTCCATGACATGTACACTTTGTTTTTCATACATTCTGTTTGACAGTGCTCTGAAATCCTCAATTAATTTGCCACCAAATACTTAATTTGCCACCAAATACTTAACAGATTCATTCGTCCATGAAATTTACACATCAGTTTTCTTATTTTGTGTTTGACAGTGCTCTGAAATCCTCAATACATTACATGAAGAGGTAGATGTTACCATCCGAGAGTTTACAAAAGCCAAGAAGTCATACATAGAAAATGAGACAATGGCTAAAGAGATCCGAGAGAAAGCTGCTGATGCTGAGAACAGGTAAGTGTTGAACATCCTCAACTTCATTACCATCTAGGCTAGACTGGAGAACACTCGAATCACAGTGGAGAATTTTGCAAATTGGCATAATCCTAGGGGATCCAGTCGTTTTACATAGCCATGAGAAAGCTCCTtgggaaaacaatttttgtcatgACCAATTTTGGACTTAGTGTTTTTCAGGTGTGCCAAAAGTTAGTTGATAGTTGAACTTTTGTTGCATTATCAGGTATGAGATGAAATGTAAAAGGTCATGATACTACTATTGATTACGATATTTTTGATCAGAATTGATTCTCTAAATGCACATTGATGTTGATTAGTGTGAGTCATCTGTCTTGTGTAGGGTTTATCCTTCTCCATTTGCTGGTGTTGTGCACAGTGTTATGCACAGTGTCACAGCTTAGTTACTCCAACCTCTACACTTATGTCTTCATTAATTGCAGTACCTATTCTCTGATACTCTCTGCATTGTTTTCCCGATGGATTTTACACAGCTCACTTCGTTTGCGAAGTGTCAGAATAAATACAGTCTTGTCATCTGTTACAGAAAGTTAGTGATATGAAATCAGCCTAAGCTGACTGAAAAGGcgagaaaaaaatatagaacATATAATGCCAGAATGTGAAACTATCTTCATTAATTTTGTGAGACATTTTGCCACGATTGGCAAGAAAATGACCCTTGACTCATGTACATTagtctatgtttccatgtgtatGAGGGAGATGTACGCAAATGTGCCAGATCAGAGAGAGTGACCTTTGATCATGACCCTTGATCTGAAAGTCAGGTCCCCCTCACCTCTTATCACCAGGCAGCAGTGATCACTTGGAGAGTGTGACCTTTGATCATGACCCCAATATCACAGTCAAGTTCCCCCCACCTCTTATCACAGGGTAGCAGTAACAATCATCGTTAATACAGCAACATGGGTGGGCAGTAGCAACACTTCCTCAGTTTATGTTTACCAGTAAAATGTAACTTTACAGTTGAAGGGGAAATGTCTGCTGAAGGAGATGTTTGATAGCTAATACCGGAAagattgtttttaaaaagtcacaAAGATTAAGCAATCTCTGCTTTCCATGAGACAGTGTATATATTGTCATTCCTAATTTTATCTCTTGTCATCGGAAGTCTGTTGTGCTATTTTTTGACATGATGTTTGTGATACTTCCTGTGTGTGGGATCTGTTATAGTCCGCAAGCTGTTCACCTGACTTAGAAATATTCAGCAGATTAGAAATGATTGGTGACATGCAGTAATTTAGTCTGCCTTTGTATTATAGCCCAGTTTCCATGACTAATTAACCTGTCcacccccaatttcctgtaaacaCATCCACCATCACCATTGATAGCAATAGCTTTGGTCAAaaacatggtggtgaaagggtcagTGAAAAGCAGAGTTTAGAGAGCTACAGTCATATCTGCACATATGCACCTTTCTTGTTGATTTCGATTCTTTGATAACATTATGTGGAAGCTGATCAAAATATAGTATAACTTACATGCTTAGAACATGAAAAAACTTTTGTGACTTTCAATCCACTCTGAAGTAATGCGATAGCATGCTTATTAGCAATTCATGAAGGCAGCGCTGATGTTtcgagatttttaattaaattcaCAGTAATGTGAACCTGGATGAACTGTACATGCTTTCAGGAGTTAATATTAATTTGAGTGCGATACAACACAAGAGGGCGCTGTGTCAACCTTCTGGTAAGAGTTCACAAATCTTGGTGGACAGTGTACCTGGCAACAAATGTTAATCATGGTTATTCAGAATTTGATATTATTAAAATGGAGGTTTGCATTGTCTGTCTTTTCTTTCAGACTCAAAAAGGGCAGTGTCAAGATATTTCAGTCCAAGGGTACGCTAGAGAAGAACTGTGCCAAACTTGCAAGCAAGAGGGATCAGTGCAATAGGAGATCAACATTTGCTAGAAATGAATATATTATTAACATGAGTGGAGCCAATGCACATCAAACAAGATATCATTCTGTAGATTTGCCTGAACTCATAGCTGTAAGTGTATTGTCAGCTTTTGTCCATTTGTATCAAATTTAAAGTAATGTTGCAGAATATTCAAACCATTGGATCGGTTGGCAAACCACCAGCATAATACTTCCATGTCACCTGTATTCATTTACTAGACATAAAGTTATGTTGCAGAATATTCAAACCATCGGATCGGTTGGCAAACCACCAGCATAATACTTCCATGTCACCTGTATTCATTTACTAGACATAGGCACGTTTTTGTTAACTCTGCACCCATAAAGTGCATGACTCTGCACCCATAAAGTGCATAATGAGTCGTAATCGTTAATTCAATATAGCTAACCAAGGTAGCATTACAATTCTTAACAACTTCTCATAGatcagcagtgtttttgttttctttgatcTAATTTCTTGGTTTTGATTACCCAGAAAGCTGGTAAGTGAGTGTTTGAAGGCAGGTTGAGAATAAAACCTCTCTTGAAGAATGGTTTAGCAAGACAAAATTTCACTTATTTTCATCTGTCCTGTATCATTTTAGTACAAATGCAATCTTTGATTCTGTTTAATTCTACATATAACATCTGAACTTGCCTTGCTATGACATGAGCACAGCTACGTGACTCACAGCCACATGACTTAAAAACCTCTTCTCCTGTTTCCCCATGTGACAGACTTGCTAATGTGACCCTGTACTGACACCATCACTATGATAACATTTCATTCCAGACACTTGATGGAAATGTTTTCGAGAAATTCCAGGAATATTTCCGAGCTCTCAGCTCTGCTGAGATGGCAACCTCAGCCTTTGTACAGAATTGTTTTAATAAGGTTCTAGGAGATGCTGACATGGTAAGTTCATTGCAAaggataaaaataaataaaaatctgcTTTGAGAATGTATCACAGTATTAGAAGTGTGAACAAAATAAGGCATAAAAGTTGTATATATGGTCATTTATAGTCCAGAGTCATGTCAAATGTTTTTTCTGATCTGTACAAATTTCTTTTGTGAGATATGTGTACAAAACATTCCCAATGCAATATGAACTCTATATGTTTGAAAATTATCTGTGACTTACCTTGTCCTAATTGTCACAATTGTCTGCTGGATCATACATATATGGTGCATTTTCAACTTGTATTCGCTGTCTTTGCATGATCAATTGATCTGTTTGTTTGCCTGTCTGTCTCTTGTAGATAACGCGGGAGTATGACTTAGAATGCTTTCTTCAGGAAAACCCTGCTTTTACAGATATTCCACATTACAACTATGAACCGGTGGAAGGAGACCAGGTAAGTCAGTAAATCTTCAGtgacttcaaaaaaaaatttcactctTCATAGTCCATTGCTCTTTAAAACGGCCCATTGCAATGAATTGCTTTTGTGTGCTGAGAGTAGGGTGTCTTATATGACAATTGAATAGTAGATTTAAGGAAGACATGCGTTAAAACAGAGAGTTTTTATTTTGTGCTCATGTTCCGTGAGGAAACATAAAACCATCTGctttcacaatcaagaataaaatcagcaGTCACAGTGCAAAGTGTACAATTAGAGatgcaaattaccaaatatttatatgtatttcaaattaaaaattggaTTCTATAAACCATATTGAAGCCAGTGGCAAATTTAAAGATTTTACTGTTGATGTTGCTGAGTTGTAGACTAGAAAGGTATTATAAAAATTTGATTTACTGCAGTAGAAATCAGCAGACGGACAGTCCTGTATTTTCAAACATAAGGTGCAGCCAAGAGTTCGAACACTTGCGTGTGGTCAATGTACAATTGTGGTTTCTGTAACATTTCTGCATGTCAATCTGATCTCATAACTGCATGTCACATGGTTACTAAACCTACAGATGAAGACAGTGTGTCTAAGTAATAATCTTAGTCTTCACTTCAacaaagaagccaggaaatggGCGACCAGAGTAGCCAGGGAGAACAAAACCATCAAAGACCTTGAAAAGACTATAGCTGGCGTGCAAACGTTGATAAACACAACAGTAAAGGTAAGTTGGAATATATGTGtgattttctttgtttgtaGGGGTAAACATGAAAGTGTACTAAATCTCCCAATGTGACAGAGACTTTACAGTTGCTGTCACGTCATATTTGCTGTCACATCATATTCACAAGTCTAACCCACAAACACCAACAGTTTGAGTAATCCAATGGTCTTCTTGGTGCAGTCGttacaaatattttgtacaGTATTTTGATCTCTGACAAAAACTTGTTGACCCTTGTGCTTAGTTATGGAATTTGATCCATGTATTTATATTGTGGTTCACACTTTTTATATCGTCAGGGAATCGGCAAAAGAATGGGCCTTTCACTTTTCTCAGTGAGCTGTCCAAACTAACTATGGTCTACTAAATGCTGTTATTGATTCCATCTTAAAGACGTTCCTCACAAAAAAATGTAAAGCTCGAAAGAcagattcagaaaaaaaatgggaaaaattgttttgcttcTCTTTTGTAAATTTAGCCACCTGAAAGCACAGACAACAACCAGCCATCAGAAGTTGAACTTAAACTTGAAGAACTCAAGAAAAACCTTCGCAAGTCAGAAATTTCCAAACTTAAAGCACAAGCCAAACTAGACAGTCTACGCACAACAGAAAGTAAGTCAgatttttttgtcatctttgttcccatataaatatatacagcAAGGTTGAAGAAGGTTGACGGCAATGCCATAGTCTAAATTGAAAAGTTAAGGAAATTTGTATTAGGCCAATTGAAGAAGAAAAAGTTTTATACAAAAGAAACTCAACttgttagagaagtggaaaagGTGTTCAGATTCTCCATAATGGAAAAACAATGATTTTCCATTCAAATGATGTTGTAATAAGAAAGTATTGCATGTATTTCCATTGTTGAATGatttacacatgtacacagGTATTTTGAATACATGTTTTACACAATACACATATTATGGTCTGATGCATACTTGTATCAATACAACATCCATCACTTATGAGGTGTGTGTGATCAATACAACATCAGATGATAACATAGGTGTGTATTATCTATTGCAGTTGATGTGGATGAGTGGCTAAACAGTGCGAATGAGACAGTAGCCCAGGAGGACGACACTATCAGTAGAACTGAAAGTCACACTTCTAGTAACTCAGGGGGCAGCAGTGGATATGGTGCTGTGAGTAAATAGTCTTGATATCTGCTCAGATTGTTAAATGACAGCATTGTATCATTGACTTGCATATGATTCAGCTATGGATAGAAAAGTGTCTGTGAGAAAGGCAATATTCTTAAAGGATCAgtcgctgtaacttttgatgattctgCTCCTCAAACAAGTAAAAACACCAACTACTTAGCTTGGCAACAGCATCTATACGTTTAAAATACTCTGTTGTTGTTCACAGTGAACTCTAGTCAGGACCAGAATTCatctgtcaacaacaacaattcattctagacatgtacatgtacaggtggAGTTGAAAAGCTGAGTATtgtgtatctcaatatgctttgggCAGAATAacaaactgtagttgacatttaaaaaataatcatgaaaaattcaccaaaaTTACAGCTTAAACTTGCCCTTTCAGCCAATAAGGATAAAAGTGTTTCCTGTagcaaatgtaataaaatcaatatGATACTCATTTGTGATATGACAGGTTGACTTAAACTACAGATACTGATTTTACTTTGTTGTGGTGACTTTTAATACATTCTACGTTTGCGAGATGATATCAGCTTTTGAGACTTCCAAATGAAAGATAACTGGTTCATCTCTACTTGTATGTTCAAAGTGTTTCATTACCTTGTAGATGTCCATGTTCTTTGTTTTCTAATCAATTGACAAGATTTTCTTTCTTCTGTCTGCTTCACAGACTGCAGATGATTTTAATCGCTCGGATTCGTTCCAGGATGACAGTTTTGATGAAACATTTGATGAGCCGTATGACAGTGGTAGTGTCTCTCCCATGACACCCACAACAGACACACCACAGTACCCAATACAGTGTGTGGCACTGTATGACTATCAGGTTGGTAACGTTCAGGATTAGTTCAAGGTTGTTTTTTACTACAAAAAACACATGGGATATAGTGGTAATATAATCTGATCTAGTCTACTCATGTTAATGTACAGTGTGTATGTATTCACTTAAAGGGGCagttttcaatccctggttcttgtGTACGTGGTTGTTAACATTGACTGTGATGACTTCACAATATATTTTGCAATTCATTTTACATGAACTATAAAGATAACCGCGCACAGGCTGTAAATGCACTGGGCAATCCTGTACTCCACTTGCAAGGAATCTGCTGTAACAGGGAGTTTGACTCAGCTTCAACTATTACAGCATGATATGGAAAATTGTATGTCAAGTTTACCATTCAGGAGAGTATTCTAAGACTGTCTTTGTTCCTCCAGGTATGAATTGGCTTACAATGTGCTGTGGGAAATTGTCCATATCTACAGTCAATGTCAATCCATCATGAACTAAACCCTTTCACTCCCATGTACTCAGGTTCAAGAGTATCATCACTGCAGATTAGACTAGAGCCTGGCAGTGCAAAGGTTCAGATACTTGAACCTTTTTATGTGTCACTGTTAGCTCCTGTAGCCTTGTCTTGACtctaaaaattgtatttttcccctCAGGCTCAAAGGGATGATGAACTCACCATCACACAAAATGAGAGTTTGGAAATCATTGAAGAATCTGAAGGAGACGGCTGGATTAGAGTAAGTTCTTTCAAGCTATTTTACATACcttacaaatttcatgaacattaatatcaaactgCTTGCATTATAATATCAATAACTTCTTTCTGGATGTTCAAGAGTTCCAATTCAAGAGTAACAACCAAAGGATTTAGCATCCATGTTGGTGAAATGATTGAGATGCAGTGTAATGATGAACAATATTTATCTGCGGAGGCTTCCAAGACAAACGTAATACTAGAGACTAAACTAATGCTCAATTCATGAGTAAACAAATCAACCAATGATAAGTCATTATCAATAGCTAACTAGCCTAAAAATAATGCTTTACCCAACAGAGGCCAttgtaataaattaatattgttATTGCATTACCTTGTGTATTTTCCATACATCTAACAGCTCACACAATTTAATTTACAGGGCCGTAATTCGGCTGGCGATGTCGGATACTTTCCGGAATCTTACATTGAGATTATCAGGGACACTGAGAGCCTGACAGCTGCCCCACAGTTTGAACCGTCCTCATACACATCAAATGCATCTTCCATAACAGATATGGAAGTACAGGCAGCGACTGTTGGAATGTCTGGAACAGAGTCTGGAGCTGCAGTTGGTGAGTGAGATAGGATACTTGTTATTATTGTTGGATTAGTCCAAAAGAGCATACTGTGGCATGCAAAACCAGTTGCTAGCTAAATTTGGTGGTGAGCTGTGAAGTTATAAAGCATGTAGAAATTAGTTTCGTGTTTCTGCTGTGttgcaacatttttgaaaggcgAGTGTTGATACACCATTCTGTTTGACTCAATTGTTTGTTGGTGTTGGTATATCTATAACTTGAGTGGACTAGATTTATTCTTTTTCAGTCAGTtctgaaagaaatgaaataaagttaAGCGTTGTGTTGTTAAGGCAACTGAAGCTTCAGTCCCCGTCCACCACTgtaattttcctgtttttgatcACTGTGACCACTGTCAGAATAATTTCAGCAGAGTTGATTGGTTGCatgtaaaattttgtttctcagtCCACTATCAGACACTGAAAAGTAAAACGTTGATCCTTCTTGAAGACCCAACTTGcatcaaaattgtaaaagttacatgaaatttcatttatcTTGTGTGTTATTTTATTTACACAGTGTGCATGGCCAGGGCTCTGTATGACTATGATGGGGTCTCGGAGGAGGA
This DNA window, taken from Ptychodera flava strain L36383 chromosome 4, AS_Pfla_20210202, whole genome shotgun sequence, encodes the following:
- the LOC139131738 gene encoding F-BAR and double SH3 domains protein 2-like isoform X2; translated protein: MQPPPRKTKISQHVRNVHAEQATKLHAKHQTENDLLEDIRDFAKQRSSIEKTYAQALIKLAQDFYAKRKFPPTPDVKADESKESRSVYDVWKAILEETSKSGKARQATAEKLQTQVVDNAKIVKSQKTQLHKRCSEILNTLHEEVDVTIREFTKAKKSYIENETMAKEIREKAADAENRLKKGSVKIFQSKGTLEKNCAKLASKRDQCNRRSTFARNEYIINMSGANAHQTRYHSVDLPELIATLDGNVFEKFQEYFRALSSAEMATSAFVQNCFNKVLGDADMITREYDLECFLQENPAFTDIPHYNYEPVEGDQMKTVCLSNNLSLHFNKEARKWATRVARENKTIKDLEKTIAGVQTLINTTVKPPESTDNNQPSEVELKLEELKKNLRKSEISKLKAQAKLDSLRTTEIDVDEWLNSANETVAQEDDTISRTESHTSSNSGGSSGYGATADDFNRSDSFQDDSFDETFDEPYDSGSVSPMTPTTDTPQYPIQCVALYDYQAQRDDELTITQNESLEIIEESEGDGWIRGRNSAGDVGYFPESYIEIIRDTESLTAAPQFEPSSYTSNASSITDMEVQAATVGMSGTESGAAVVCMARALYDYDGVSEEELSFSEGQLIKVTRKDENGIDDGFWEGEIDGKIGVFPSLVVEEVEGSNDMQTPDTPTSVVTPPDVCIPSSAQTIPRTKSLNMQYGRPMQSALETPSEKPRPASVNIAEQHYSTHDKLPTPTYEHTRSAPQSPSQSRKPFRTAPPPPSKVSNRTSSAWPW